The window GGTCCCAGGCTGACCCTTTCCTCCCTTAGCCATCCCGCCCGGCCCCCAGGCTGCGCTCACGCTGCACGTCTGGGTGCAGGATCATGAGCAGGAGGGCCCAGGCCAGCGTGGACGACGTGGTCACCATCCCGGCAGCGAACAGGTCAGCCACCACCAGCCGCAGGTTTTCATCACTGAAGCTGCTCTCGGGGTTCCCCTTAGCCTGGGCCATGCAGAGAGGGTGGGctcagggcagagggaggaagccCCCAATTGGCCTCTCACCCCAGTCTGCACCCTAATCCTGGGTATCTGATCACTGAGAGATACACAGGCCCGCCCCACCTTGCTCGGGCTCACCTCATGGGGCCCTCAACCCACAAACCCCAGCCTCGTCCCTGCAGCCGCCCCTCACCTTCTCCACCTCATCCAGGTAGGCATCAGCCAGGTCTCGGGGTGGCTGGGTGGGGTCCCAGGTCGTCTTGTGCTCGGCGAGCAGCTCATCCACCAGGGCCATGAAGCCCTTCTGCCCTGGGAAGACCTTAGCGGCCACCCCCGGGATGTGCAGGACGACAGGGACCGCGTTCAGCATCTGTGCAGGCCACAGATGTGGGGTCCGGGGTCATCTTCTGTGCTCAGGGGTTCCCCTTGACCATTCAGGTCCCAGGCACCTCCAGGGTGTTGCCACCATTGCCCTGGTTCCTCCCTAAGTGCGTGCCCGGCCTGGGCTGCCAGAAGGATAAACCTAAAATCTCCACCTCAGCGGTTCAGTGGCTTCCAATGAAGGAGACCCATTGTAGTGAGGAGTTCTGCCTTCAAGGGGCTCGCCCAGCAGGGCCCCTGTCGCCTCACTCCCCTACCTGGTGCAGGAATCCCGACTCCTCCTTCAATGCATCCTGTATTAGGTCCAATAGCTTGAGGAAGCGCGGGTCCTTGTACTCGAAGCGGAACCCATAGATTAGGGAGGTGATCACGTTGCTCACCGCTTTATTCAGGAGGGCGTCGGGGTTAAAGGGGTTTCCTGGGAGAGGACGGTGCAGATCGAGTGGGGGAGTCGCCTCCATCTCCTTTTCCCAGACTCTCCATTCCTGTCTCCTACCTCTCAGCCCCAGCAACTCACCGGCCTGGTCAGCGAAGGCGGCACAGAGgtaggtggcttcttctgtcaCCCACTGCTCCAGTGACTTCTTGCCCAGGCCGAGGTTGCGCAGGGTGGACACGGAGAAGCGCCGCTGCTCGCGCCACGCTTTCCCGTAGCGCGCGAGGATCACCCCTGCGGAAGAGGGCGTGGCTCGCTTGTGGCCTGGCCCCGCCTCTGCCTGTCCACGTTGCGCGCGGGCTCTCCAGTCCCCCTCTGAGAGAGTCGggtcccggccccgcccccgctcACAAGTCCCGCCCATTTCAGTATAGGTTCCGCCCCTCCTTCCTCACAGTCTCACCCCTTTCGGGTCAGGCCACGCTCCCGGCTCCGCCCACAGTAAGTCGTCCTCCACCCCACGAAGTCCTGCCTATTTTGACACCCCTTCCAGGTGGGAACAGGTCACACTCTGTCCACCCACACTGTTCGCGAGCTCACAGACTGCTGAGGGCAGGTCTTGACCCCtcttcctgctctgccctccctgaCCCCTCCCCGTTTTGGGACgttcctgctctgccctcccaCTGCCCTGCCCACACCGCCTTCATCCTCCTCATTCCCGCCGACCCCGATATTTTCCAGCTCTCTGTGGCCCTGGCCCGCCCTCTCTAGGTAAGGCCCCCCCTACATCCTTCTTCCCCACCCTTGGCCCAAGCTCCCTCTCCACCTGAGGCTCCTTCAAATTTGCTGACTCTTCCCTCTACGCACGTCCACGACCCTGCCTCTGTTTTCCCTGTCCGGTCTCTAGTCACTCCTGGCCTTGTCCCCGCCTGGCCGGATACAGTCTCACCCTCCGCTTGCCTCTGAACCGCTGCCCGAAACCCAGGTGCTCGTAGACGGGCAGAGGTGGGCGGTCCGATGTGTCCTCACTTTGGTTCACCAGCGCCTCCTGCACGGCCGCTGGACCATTGATGAAAACCACGGGCATCAAGGCTAGCTGCAGGCTGAACACGTCCCCGAAACGGCGCCGCATCTGCAGGCAGAGTGTCCGGGCTGTTGGTTAAGCCCGGCCCCTACTCCTGGCCATGGCCCTGGGGGACGCCTGGGTCATCAGCAGCTAAGAGTACAAATACTTTATGTGGCTTTGTGACCTTGTGGGTCCCATCTTCCATTGTCAGCCCACACGTTGGATCAGACCACCCAGCTATGATTTTGCAAGAGTCACCCAAATTGTCAGTAGGCCAAGTGagcatcccattttacaggtgaagaaactgaggttcacagaggTGAGCACTGAGGCCAGAAGACCCACAAGGGCAAAATATGTGAACCCAGACACTacctctctcagcctcccttTCCTAATTTAAAAGGGGCTCATGACTGTACTCGACTCCCCGATTTTCAAGACCTTTCCTCCTGATGTAAACAGAAGGGAGTGCAGCTCACAGTTTCAGCTGTATCCCAAACATGCTGCCAAGTCTCACCCTGTCTCCAGGCCTTTTCCCTCTGTGACCTTTGCAAAACCCTAACAGTTCTTAGGGCCGGGCCCTAATGCCCTCCCTCAGGAagcctctcccacctgcctcctcttCTGGGCCCCTATCTTATTCCAGTCTCTGGCTTCAGCCCCTACCCACTGTCTGTCGTCAGGTAGGGTCCACCCTGCAACCTTCCTCACCTGGTTAACGCTGAAAAGCATGTTCTGGAAGTCCATCTGCAGCAGGTTGCCCAGCAGAGGCAGGGATATGGGGCCCGGTGGGTAGCGGGAAGCCCAGCGTGGGCGCCGGTGCATGAGGTCCACCAGGAGCAGGAAGATGGCCCCAGCCAGGGCCAGGGAGACCAGAGAATCCCACATCAGCAGTGCCATAGCTGCTTCAGTGCCCACTGGCCTCCTCTGGGCACACTGGCACCTCTCACCACACCAGGCTTCTAGAACCGGGCAAGTCAGCTGCTAGCTTGACC of the Rhinolophus sinicus isolate RSC01 linkage group LG02, ASM3656204v1, whole genome shotgun sequence genome contains:
- the LOC109440287 gene encoding cytochrome P450 2D14 isoform X1, producing the protein MALLMWDSLVSLALAGAIFLLLVDLMHRRPRWASRYPPGPISLPLLGNLLQMDFQNMLFSVNQMRRRFGDVFSLQLALMPVVFINGPAAVQEALVNQSEDTSDRPPLPVYEHLGFGQRFRGVILARYGKAWREQRRFSVSTLRNLGLGKKSLEQWVTEEATYLCAAFADQAGNPFNPDALLNKAVSNVITSLIYGFRFEYKDPRFLKLLDLIQDALKEESGFLHQMLNAVPVVLHIPGVAAKVFPGQKGFMALVDELLAEHKTTWDPTQPPRDLADAYLDEVEKAKGNPESSFSDENLRLVVADLFAAGMVTTSSTLAWALLLMILHPDVQRRVQEEIDEVIGQERRPEMADQARMHFTMAVVHEVQRFADIIPLGLPHMTSRDIEVQGFRIPKGTTLIFNLSSVLKDETVWKKPFHFRPEHFLDAQGHFVKHSAFVPFSAGRRSCLGEPLARMELFLFFTCLLQRFSLSVPAGQPRPSDHHNVFVFLVTPSPYQLCAVPR
- the LOC109440287 gene encoding cytochrome P450 2D14 isoform X2: MALLMWDSLVSLALAGAIFLLLVDLMHRRPRWASRYPPGPISLPLLGNLLQMDFQNMLFSVNQMRRRFGDVFSLQLALMPVVFINGPAAVQEALVNQSEDTSDRPPLPVYEHLGFGQRFRGVILARYGKAWREQRRFSVSTLRNLGLGKKSLEQWVTEEATYLCAAFADQAGNPFNPDALLNKAVSNVITSLIYGFRFEYKDPRFLKLLDLIQDALKEESGFLHQVFPGQKGFMALVDELLAEHKTTWDPTQPPRDLADAYLDEVEKAKGNPESSFSDENLRLVVADLFAAGMVTTSSTLAWALLLMILHPDVQRRVQEEIDEVIGQERRPEMADQARMHFTMAVVHEVQRFADIIPLGLPHMTSRDIEVQGFRIPKGTTLIFNLSSVLKDETVWKKPFHFRPEHFLDAQGHFVKHSAFVPFSAGRRSCLGEPLARMELFLFFTCLLQRFSLSVPAGQPRPSDHHNVFVFLVTPSPYQLCAVPR